A single region of the Anguilla rostrata isolate EN2019 chromosome 11, ASM1855537v3, whole genome shotgun sequence genome encodes:
- the LOC135235356 gene encoding solute carrier family 2, facilitated glucose transporter member 5-like isoform X2 produces MGYEENCEKYVERKGRLTTVLALATLISAFGSSFQYGYNVAVVNSPSPFIQTFYNQTYMYRYGEPMDSNFLTLLWSLSVSMYPLGGFLGSLMVAPLVNKIGRRGTLLFNNIFSIAPAVMMGLSEVAKSYEIIIVARILVGICAGLSSNVVPMYLGELSPKNLRGAIGIVPQLFITIGILTAQVFGIRGILGNSSGWPFMLALTGVPAIIELFLLPFFPESPRYMLIQRGDEKTARRDLQRLRGREEVDEELQEMRVEEQSERAEGRLSVLNLFSFRSLRWQLVSIIAMNMGQQLSGVNAIYYYADSIYASAGVRENDIQYVTVGTGAVNVFMTIAAVFIVEASGRRLLLLSGFGICCGACILLTIALTFQTSVEWMPYLSITCVIIYVSGHAIGPSPIPYVVTTEMFRQSSRPAAFMVAGSVHWLSNFTVGLVFPFLEKGLGSYSFILFAFICLATLAYIWWVIPETKNKTFLEISQMFTERNGTEILVGTEDLDLKKAKPGSGWQEETKVTAF; encoded by the exons ATGGGATACGAGGAGAACTGCGAGAAGTATGTTGAGAGGAAAGGG AGGTTAACCACTGTGCTGGCCTTGGCTACCCTCATCTCTGCTTTCGGCTCCTCTTTCCAGTATGGGTACAACGTCGCGGTCGTCAACTCCCCGTCGCCG TTCATCCAGACGTTCTACAACCAGACTTACATGTATCGCTATGGGGAACCCATGGACAGTAACTTCCTGACACTTTTGTGGTCCCTGTCCGTGTCCATGTACCCCCTCGGTGGTTTCCTTGGGTCACTGATGGTGGCCCCGTTGGTTAACAAAATAGGACG GAGGGGCACTCTCCTCTTCAACAACATCTTCTCCATCGCCCCAGCGGTGATGATGGGGTTGAGCGAGGTGGCCAAATCCTACGAGATCATCATCGTCGCCCGCATCCTCGTGGGCATCTGCGCAG GACTGTCCTCCAACGTGGTGCCCATGTACCTGGGCGAGCTCTCCCCCAAAAACCTGCGGGGCGCCATCGGCATCGTGCCTCAGCTCTTCATCACCATCGGCATCCTCACCGCCCAGGTGTTCGGCATAaggggcattctgggtaacAGCTCAG GTTGGCCCTTCATGCTGGCTCTGACGGGCGTGCCCGCCATCATTGAGCTGTTCCTCTTGCCCTTCTTTCCCGAGAGCCCCAGGTACATGCTCATACAGAGAGGAGACGAGAAGACGGCTCGGAGAG acctgcAGCGCCTCCGGGGCCGGGAGGAGGTGGacgaggagctgcaggagatgCGCGTGGAGGAGCAGTCGGAGCGGGCGGAGGGGCGCCTGTCCGTGCTGAACCTCTTCTCCTTCCGCTCCCTGCGCTGGCAGCTGGTCTCCATCATCGCCATGAACATGGGCCAGCAGCTGTCCGGCGTCAACGCG ATCTACTACTACGCAGACAGCATCTACGCCTCTGCTGGTGTCCGGGAGAATGACATCCAGTACGTCACAGTTGGAACGGGGGCCGTCAACGTCTTCATGACCATAGCTGCG GTGTTCATTGTGGAGGCCTCTGGGCGGAGACTGCTCTTGCTCAGTGGTTTTGGCATCTGCTGTGGGGCCTGCATCCTGCTGACCATCGCCCTCACCTTCCAG ACGAGTGTGGAGTGGATGCCCTACCTCAGCATCACCTGTGTGATCATTTATGTCAGCGGACATGCCATTGGACCCA GCCCAATTCCGTATGTGGTTACCACAGAGATGTTCCGTCAGTCGTCGCGGCCGGCAGCCTTCATGGTCGCCGGCTCGGTCCACTGGCTGTCCAACTTCACCGTGGGCCTGGTGTTCCCCTTCCTCGAG AAAGGACTGGGGTCCTACAGCTTCATCCTCTTCGCCTTCATCTGCCTGGCCACACTGGCATACATCTGGTGGGTCATCCCGGAAACCAAAAACAAGACCTTTCTGGAGATCAGCCAGATGTTTACGGAGAGAAACGGGACGGAGATCCTGGTGGGCACCGAAGACCTGGACCTGAAGAAGGCGAAGCCCGGCAGCGGCTGGCAGGAGGAGACGAAG gttACAGCCTTCTGA
- the LOC135235356 gene encoding solute carrier family 2, facilitated glucose transporter member 5-like isoform X1, with protein MGYEENCEKYVERKGRLTTVLALATLISAFGSSFQYGYNVAVVNSPSPFIQTFYNQTYMYRYGEPMDSNFLTLLWSLSVSMYPLGGFLGSLMVAPLVNKIGRRGTLLFNNIFSIAPAVMMGLSEVAKSYEIIIVARILVGICAGLSSNVVPMYLGELSPKNLRGAIGIVPQLFITIGILTAQVFGIRGILGNSSGWPFMLALTGVPAIIELFLLPFFPESPRYMLIQRGDEKTARRDLQRLRGREEVDEELQEMRVEEQSERAEGRLSVLNLFSFRSLRWQLVSIIAMNMGQQLSGVNAIYYYADSIYASAGVRENDIQYVTVGTGAVNVFMTIAAVFIVEASGRRLLLLSGFGICCGACILLTIALTFQTSVEWMPYLSITCVIIYVSGHAIGPSPIPYVVTTEMFRQSSRPAAFMVAGSVHWLSNFTVGLVFPFLEKGLGSYSFILFAFICLATLAYIWWVIPETKNKTFLEISQMFTERNGTEILVGTEDLDLKKAKPGSGWQEETKVTAF; from the exons ATGGGATACGAGGAGAACTGCGAGAAGTATGTTGAGAGGAAAGGG AGGTTAACCACTGTGCTGGCCTTGGCTACCCTCATCTCTGCTTTCGGCTCCTCTTTCCAGTATGGGTACAACGTCGCGGTCGTCAACTCCCCGTCGCCG TTCATCCAGACGTTCTACAACCAGACTTACATGTATCGCTATGGGGAACCCATGGACAGTAACTTCCTGACACTTTTGTGGTCCCTGTCCGTGTCCATGTACCCCCTCGGTGGTTTCCTTGGGTCACTGATGGTGGCCCCGTTGGTTAACAAAATAGGACG GAGGGGCACTCTCCTCTTCAACAACATCTTCTCCATCGCCCCAGCGGTGATGATGGGGTTGAGCGAGGTGGCCAAATCCTACGAGATCATCATCGTCGCCCGCATCCTCGTGGGCATCTGCGCAG GACTGTCCTCCAACGTGGTGCCCATGTACCTGGGCGAGCTCTCCCCCAAAAACCTGCGGGGCGCCATCGGCATCGTGCCTCAGCTCTTCATCACCATCGGCATCCTCACCGCCCAGGTGTTCGGCATAaggggcattctgggtaacAGCTCAG GTTGGCCCTTCATGCTGGCTCTGACGGGCGTGCCCGCCATCATTGAGCTGTTCCTCTTGCCCTTCTTTCCCGAGAGCCCCAGGTACATGCTCATACAGAGAGGAGACGAGAAGACGGCTCGGAGAG acctgcAGCGCCTCCGGGGCCGGGAGGAGGTGGacgaggagctgcaggagatgCGCGTGGAGGAGCAGTCGGAGCGGGCGGAGGGGCGCCTGTCCGTGCTGAACCTCTTCTCCTTCCGCTCCCTGCGCTGGCAGCTGGTCTCCATCATCGCCATGAACATGGGCCAGCAGCTGTCCGGCGTCAACGCG ATCTACTACTACGCAGACAGCATCTACGCCTCTGCTGGTGTCCGGGAGAATGACATCCAGTACGTCACAGTTGGAACGGGGGCCGTCAACGTCTTCATGACCATAGCTGCG GTGTTCATTGTGGAGGCCTCTGGGCGGAGACTGCTCTTGCTCAGTGGTTTTGGCATCTGCTGTGGGGCCTGCATCCTGCTGACCATCGCCCTCACCTTCCAG ACGAGTGTGGAGTGGATGCCCTACCTCAGCATCACCTGTGTGATCATTTATGTCAGCGGACATGCCATTGGACCCA GCCCAATTCCGTATGTGGTTACCACAGAGATGTTCCGTCAGTCGTCGCGGCCGGCAGCCTTCATGGTCGCCGGCTCGGTCCACTGGCTGTCCAACTTCACCGTGGGCCTGGTGTTCCCCTTCCTCGAG AAAGGACTGGGGTCCTACAGCTTCATCCTCTTCGCCTTCATCTGCCTGGCCACACTGGCATACATCTGGTGGGTCATCCCGGAAACCAAAAACAAGACCTTTCTGGAGATCAGCCAGATGTTTACGGAGAGAAACGGGACGGAGATCCTGGTGGGCACCGAAGACCTGGACCTGAAGAAGGCGAAGCCCGGCAGCGGCTGGCAGGAGGAGACGAAGGTCACGGCCTTCTGA
- the LOC135235355 gene encoding carbonic anhydrase 6-like, which translates to MELLTVFIYFIFVDMAFAGTNAIHWSYKEGDLDQMHWSDEYPECGGQNQSPIDIQRRSVRHDPQMLHLELLGYEAQKGNFRMTNNGHSVQIALPPTMVIAGGLPDRYTAVQMHLHWGGWDLEASGAEHTIDGIRYMAELHVVHYNSDKYASFAEAKDKPGGLAVLAFFYEDGHFENTYYSDFIANLAKVKYAGQSTNLPNLNVRSMFPENLNHFFRYQGSLTTPPCYESIIWTVFDTPITLSHNQIRKLESTLMDNENKTLWNDYRIAQPLNDRVVTSSFLPRLGRGTFCRQEEIEAKLLKIEGLIVSLGSHIHSDGGAVVTSKKGPRVIVPLVLHFTERSVGSYVKVHHGHSLALRSFSVCMHVRTHTSAVHTVHTVHTVLSYSTAGHDNELVVAVGYEVGLWIGNEFVNFPHNLQSRDWSSYCLTWASHSGGAELWINGMVGEEQYLRSGYELQPGGTLVLGKDQDGFLGVSDSDAFVGQMTDVNVWDYVLSASEIRDQMSCESSAFRGNVLSWGVTHLSLYGGVQLEAEHRCP; encoded by the exons ATGGAACTTCTCacagtttttatatattttatttttgtagacaTGGCTTTCGCGGGAACTAACGCAATACATTGGTCATATAAAG AGGGAGATCTGGACCAGATGCACTGGTCGGACGAATACCCCGAGTGCGGCGGACAGAACCAATCCCCCATTGACATCCAGCGTAGGAGCGTGCGGCACGACCCGCAGATGTTGCACTTGGAACTTTTGGGCTACGAAGCGCAGAAAGGCAACTTCAGGATGACCAACAACGGACATTCAG TGCAAATCGCTCTGCCCCCCACCATGGTCATCGCTGGGGGGCTCCCGGACCGCTACACGGCCGTCCAGATGCACCTgcactggggggggtgggacctGGAGGCCAGCGGGGCGGAGCACACCATAGACGGCATCCGCTACATGGCCGAG CTGCATGTTGTCCATTACAATTCTGACAAGTACGCAAGCTTTGCTGAGGCCAAGGATAAGCCTGGAGGTTTGGCTGTGCTGGCGTTTTTTTACGAG GACGGGCATTTTGAGAACACTTACTACAGCGATTTCATCGCCAACCTGGCCAAAGTCAAGTACGCAG GGCAGTCCACGAATCTCCCCAATCTAAACGTGCGCTCCATGTTTCCCGAGAATCTGAACCACTTCTTCAGGTACCAGGGATCGCTGACTACACCCCCGTGTTATGAAAGCATTATATGGACCGTGTTTGACACTCCGATCACGCTCTCCCACAACCAG ATCAGGAAGCTGGAGAGCACGCTGATGGACAACGAGAACAAGACCCTGTGGAACGACTACCGCATCGCGCAGCCGCTGAACGACCGCGTGGTGACGTCCTCCTTCCTGCCGCGGCTCGGGAGAGGAA CATTTTGCAGACAGGAAGAAATCGAGGCCAAGCTGCTGAAGATTGAGGGGCTTATCGTAAGCCTGGGGAGCCACATACACTCAG ATGGTGGGGCAGTAGTGACATCCAAGAAAG gccctcgAGTTATCGTCCCCCTGGTGCTCCACTTCACGGAGAGGAGCGTGGGGAGCTACGTGAAGGTGCACCACGGACACTCCTTGGCCCTCCGCTCGTTCTCCGTCTGCATGCACGTCCGCACCCACACCAGCGCCGTCCACACCGTCCACACCGTCCACACCGTCCTGTCCTACTCCACCGCCGGCCACGACAACGAGCTCGTCGTCGCCGTGGGCTACGAGGTGGGCCTGTGGATCGGCAACGAGTTCGTCAACTTCCCCCACAACCTGCAGTCCCGCGACTGGAGCAGCTACTGCCTGACCTGGGCGTCCCACtccgggggggcggagctctggaTCAACGGCatggtgggggaggagcagtACCTGCGGAGCGGCTACGAGCTGCAGCCCGGCGGGACCCTCGTTTTGGGGAAGGACCAGGACGGCTTCCTGGGCGTGTCCGACTCGGACGCCTTCGTGGGCCAGATGACGGACGTGAACGTGTGGGACTACGTGCTCAGCGCCTCCGAGATCCGCGACCAGATGTCGTGCGAGAGCAGCGCGTTCAGGGGCAACGTGCTCAGCTGGGGGGTGACCCACCTCAGCCTCTACGGAGGGGTGCAGCTGGAGGCTGAACACCGGTGTCCCTGA
- the LOC135235356 gene encoding solute carrier family 2, facilitated glucose transporter member 5-like isoform X3, with protein MYRYGEPMDSNFLTLLWSLSVSMYPLGGFLGSLMVAPLVNKIGRRGTLLFNNIFSIAPAVMMGLSEVAKSYEIIIVARILVGICAGLSSNVVPMYLGELSPKNLRGAIGIVPQLFITIGILTAQVFGIRGILGNSSGWPFMLALTGVPAIIELFLLPFFPESPRYMLIQRGDEKTARRDLQRLRGREEVDEELQEMRVEEQSERAEGRLSVLNLFSFRSLRWQLVSIIAMNMGQQLSGVNAIYYYADSIYASAGVRENDIQYVTVGTGAVNVFMTIAAVFIVEASGRRLLLLSGFGICCGACILLTIALTFQTSVEWMPYLSITCVIIYVSGHAIGPSPIPYVVTTEMFRQSSRPAAFMVAGSVHWLSNFTVGLVFPFLEKGLGSYSFILFAFICLATLAYIWWVIPETKNKTFLEISQMFTERNGTEILVGTEDLDLKKAKPGSGWQEETKVTAF; from the exons ATGTATCGCTATGGGGAACCCATGGACAGTAACTTCCTGACACTTTTGTGGTCCCTGTCCGTGTCCATGTACCCCCTCGGTGGTTTCCTTGGGTCACTGATGGTGGCCCCGTTGGTTAACAAAATAGGACG GAGGGGCACTCTCCTCTTCAACAACATCTTCTCCATCGCCCCAGCGGTGATGATGGGGTTGAGCGAGGTGGCCAAATCCTACGAGATCATCATCGTCGCCCGCATCCTCGTGGGCATCTGCGCAG GACTGTCCTCCAACGTGGTGCCCATGTACCTGGGCGAGCTCTCCCCCAAAAACCTGCGGGGCGCCATCGGCATCGTGCCTCAGCTCTTCATCACCATCGGCATCCTCACCGCCCAGGTGTTCGGCATAaggggcattctgggtaacAGCTCAG GTTGGCCCTTCATGCTGGCTCTGACGGGCGTGCCCGCCATCATTGAGCTGTTCCTCTTGCCCTTCTTTCCCGAGAGCCCCAGGTACATGCTCATACAGAGAGGAGACGAGAAGACGGCTCGGAGAG acctgcAGCGCCTCCGGGGCCGGGAGGAGGTGGacgaggagctgcaggagatgCGCGTGGAGGAGCAGTCGGAGCGGGCGGAGGGGCGCCTGTCCGTGCTGAACCTCTTCTCCTTCCGCTCCCTGCGCTGGCAGCTGGTCTCCATCATCGCCATGAACATGGGCCAGCAGCTGTCCGGCGTCAACGCG ATCTACTACTACGCAGACAGCATCTACGCCTCTGCTGGTGTCCGGGAGAATGACATCCAGTACGTCACAGTTGGAACGGGGGCCGTCAACGTCTTCATGACCATAGCTGCG GTGTTCATTGTGGAGGCCTCTGGGCGGAGACTGCTCTTGCTCAGTGGTTTTGGCATCTGCTGTGGGGCCTGCATCCTGCTGACCATCGCCCTCACCTTCCAG ACGAGTGTGGAGTGGATGCCCTACCTCAGCATCACCTGTGTGATCATTTATGTCAGCGGACATGCCATTGGACCCA GCCCAATTCCGTATGTGGTTACCACAGAGATGTTCCGTCAGTCGTCGCGGCCGGCAGCCTTCATGGTCGCCGGCTCGGTCCACTGGCTGTCCAACTTCACCGTGGGCCTGGTGTTCCCCTTCCTCGAG AAAGGACTGGGGTCCTACAGCTTCATCCTCTTCGCCTTCATCTGCCTGGCCACACTGGCATACATCTGGTGGGTCATCCCGGAAACCAAAAACAAGACCTTTCTGGAGATCAGCCAGATGTTTACGGAGAGAAACGGGACGGAGATCCTGGTGGGCACCGAAGACCTGGACCTGAAGAAGGCGAAGCCCGGCAGCGGCTGGCAGGAGGAGACGAAGGTCACGGCCTTCTGA